In Nocardia asteroides, a single genomic region encodes these proteins:
- a CDS encoding bifunctional DNA primase/polymerase, whose amino-acid sequence MRAGTARSLPLARRNPPGNEIGPSGPIPRGRISASKGAEPMRHQPTGNPAEAAGGNDVQRAAREYFERGYWPIPLVGESGDGSRSPKSPAIAGYHGYRRPDDAEVLAMIETIRLGSALGISLPVGVVGIDVDTYGEKQGGTTLCALEAELGPLPPTWHSTRRGPQPPTGTARSAIYLFQLPPEAFASSDYPKLRSTLGDNIEVVQYHERVIACAPTVLEGMAYRWYGLDGAPAELPPDVGDLPVLPVAWWDRLCKPDTAMRYGEIIEAAEKMPPPEKRRRARVVPRARLDRSTAYERMSVGEAESWARTTLPGWDDDPNEFMHNRIEQVVDQLRRSGSRHDDARSAMWNLLCLAAGGEAKPDGGVTPGNAGGAQALWAVAEELIRIRNAERNRTGAGEAERMLTWAIAGLRAQIEDGSRQPSGGLYGPELDEDELADIAEWLERLHEGSDTDEPDLEAIVREEIPASEMPDFDAFVREAVPDLLFTHTPAPAELLTSAGTDTNEETQR is encoded by the coding sequence ATGCGCGCCGGTACCGCGCGCTCGCTGCCGCTGGCGCGGCGTAATCCTCCGGGGAACGAGATCGGCCCCTCGGGGCCGATTCCGAGGGGCCGAATCAGTGCATCGAAAGGGGCAGAACCAATGCGGCACCAGCCTACCGGCAATCCAGCCGAGGCAGCGGGCGGGAACGACGTGCAGCGGGCGGCACGGGAGTATTTCGAGCGGGGGTACTGGCCGATTCCTCTCGTCGGAGAAAGCGGCGATGGCTCTCGGTCTCCGAAAAGTCCAGCCATTGCCGGTTACCACGGCTACCGGCGGCCCGATGACGCCGAAGTGCTTGCGATGATCGAGACGATCCGCCTCGGCTCCGCGCTCGGTATCTCGCTGCCGGTCGGAGTGGTCGGCATCGACGTGGATACCTACGGCGAGAAGCAGGGCGGGACGACCCTGTGCGCGCTCGAGGCCGAGCTGGGGCCGCTGCCGCCGACGTGGCACTCCACCCGACGGGGACCGCAGCCACCGACCGGCACGGCGCGCTCGGCGATCTACCTGTTCCAGCTGCCGCCGGAGGCGTTCGCCAGCTCGGACTACCCGAAATTGCGCTCCACCTTGGGCGACAACATCGAGGTGGTGCAGTACCACGAGCGTGTGATTGCCTGCGCGCCGACGGTGCTGGAGGGCATGGCGTACCGCTGGTACGGCTTGGACGGCGCACCGGCCGAACTGCCCCCGGACGTCGGCGACCTGCCGGTTCTGCCGGTCGCCTGGTGGGACCGTCTGTGCAAGCCGGACACGGCGATGCGCTACGGGGAGATCATCGAAGCTGCGGAAAAGATGCCGCCGCCGGAGAAGCGTCGCCGCGCACGAGTCGTACCGCGTGCGCGTCTCGACCGCTCGACCGCGTACGAGCGGATGAGCGTGGGCGAGGCCGAGAGCTGGGCACGCACCACCCTGCCGGGCTGGGATGACGATCCCAACGAGTTCATGCATAACCGGATCGAGCAGGTAGTGGACCAGCTCCGCCGCAGCGGCAGCCGCCACGACGATGCCCGCTCGGCCATGTGGAACCTGCTGTGCCTGGCCGCTGGCGGCGAGGCCAAACCGGACGGGGGGGTGACGCCGGGCAACGCGGGAGGCGCGCAGGCGCTGTGGGCAGTCGCCGAAGAACTGATCCGCATCCGCAACGCCGAGCGGAACCGCACCGGGGCAGGTGAAGCCGAACGAATGCTGACCTGGGCAATCGCGGGATTGCGTGCCCAGATCGAGGACGGATCGCGGCAGCCGAGCGGCGGGCTGTACGGCCCCGAACTGGATGAGGACGAGCTGGCCGATATCGCTGAATGGCTGGAACGGCTGCACGAGGGCAGCGACACCGATGAGCCCGATCTTGAGGCGATCGTTCGGGAGGAAATCCCGGCCAGCGAGATGCCGGACTTCGACGCATTCGTTCGAGAAGCGGTCCCTGACTTGCTCTTCACCCACACCCCCGCTCCAGCCGAGTTGTTGACTTCGGCGGGCACCGACACGAATGAGGAGACCCAACGGTGA
- a CDS encoding tyrosine-type recombinase/integrase, whose amino-acid sequence MTTPGAARTPKSRRAEPIDTRTARNGTVTYTFQLDIGTKPDGSRIRQRFTYATKTEARREYRRISAEVAAGRFVGRTDLTVAQVAAEWLASRRDIRANTLRNYRDSLKYVTRDLGAMKVQALRQAHVDEWVSTMLEAGSMKGKPLAPATVRLALVLLQQVTEYSARQGLVPRDPAEYVQAPRQRPGKVTAADVWTKEQVHTFAAKATDDRLYAAFLLATYGLRRSEVCGLRWSDIDLTRGTLSVEQSHVEVDGSEHVVDEPKTERSRRTLPLPVDVAAALRELKTKQKRERLAAGKPWSEDAHMCAAADGEPVLPRTFTGKFHRIRFAAELPRITLRNLRHTSVSVMLHAGIPASTVAAWHGHDVRMTTTVYNRVYDEGLTAAASAMFGTDKAV is encoded by the coding sequence ATGACCACCCCCGGCGCTGCCCGCACACCGAAATCCCGGCGCGCGGAGCCGATCGACACCCGCACGGCCCGGAACGGCACCGTGACCTACACGTTCCAGCTCGACATCGGGACCAAGCCGGACGGCTCCCGCATCCGGCAGCGGTTCACCTACGCCACCAAGACCGAAGCGCGCCGCGAGTACCGCCGGATTTCGGCTGAGGTCGCCGCCGGAAGGTTCGTCGGGCGGACCGATCTCACCGTCGCGCAGGTCGCCGCCGAGTGGCTGGCCTCCCGCCGCGACATCCGGGCGAACACGCTGCGCAACTACCGGGATTCGCTGAAGTACGTCACGCGCGATCTCGGTGCGATGAAGGTGCAGGCGCTCCGGCAGGCGCACGTGGACGAGTGGGTCTCCACGATGCTGGAAGCCGGTTCGATGAAGGGCAAGCCGCTGGCTCCGGCAACGGTCCGCCTGGCGCTGGTGCTGCTCCAGCAGGTGACCGAGTACTCCGCCCGGCAGGGGCTCGTACCGCGCGACCCGGCCGAGTACGTGCAGGCTCCCCGGCAGCGGCCCGGCAAGGTGACCGCCGCCGATGTGTGGACCAAGGAGCAGGTGCACACCTTCGCAGCGAAGGCGACCGATGACCGGCTGTACGCGGCGTTCTTGCTGGCTACCTACGGTCTGCGCCGTTCCGAGGTGTGCGGGCTGCGCTGGTCCGACATCGACCTGACGCGCGGCACGCTCTCCGTCGAGCAGAGCCACGTGGAGGTCGACGGCTCCGAGCACGTAGTGGACGAGCCCAAGACAGAGCGCTCGCGCCGCACTCTCCCGCTGCCTGTCGACGTCGCTGCCGCCCTGCGGGAGCTGAAGACCAAGCAGAAGCGGGAGCGGTTGGCTGCGGGCAAGCCGTGGAGCGAGGATGCGCACATGTGCGCTGCTGCCGACGGGGAGCCGGTGTTGCCTCGGACGTTCACCGGCAAGTTCCATCGCATCCGGTTTGCGGCCGAGCTTCCCCGAATCACCCTGCGGAATCTGCGGCACACGTCGGTGTCGGTGATGCTGCACGCGGGCATCCCGGCCTCCACCGTCGCCGCCTGGCACGGGCACGACGTGCGGATGACCACCACGGTCTACAACCGGGTCTACGACGAAGGTCTGACCGCTGCCGCCTCGGCGATGTTCGGCACCGACAAAGCCGTCTGA
- a CDS encoding helix-turn-helix domain-containing protein: protein MRRTLTLTVTRPVEFISTGEFARLAGVSTTTVRRWIADGRGPRPVKFGHHWRFPADEVAEFMQRGRETAADTH, encoded by the coding sequence ATGCGACGGACTCTGACCTTGACGGTGACTCGTCCGGTCGAATTCATTAGCACCGGCGAGTTCGCTCGCCTAGCTGGTGTCAGTACGACCACGGTTCGACGGTGGATCGCCGACGGGCGTGGTCCGCGCCCGGTGAAGTTCGGGCACCATTGGCGGTTCCCGGCGGACGAGGTCGCCGAATTTATGCAACGCGGCCGTGAAACCGCTGCGGATACGCACTAG
- a CDS encoding DUF6879 family protein encodes MRHLGFDELAAHFRTYDRAFHLEVRDDYSGVAGEADRVRRFLAGEEQDPAASARWHELMREVTGAGCAVQRVRVTSEPHGDYTRFSVGTTAANIDVGEDIRWLPRSSAPVDLPDDDWWLFGDEVAAFTVFADDGSALPGWAATTDPVITGYYARRRDDLWAKAVPHADYRT; translated from the coding sequence ATGCGGCACCTGGGATTCGATGAGCTGGCCGCGCACTTCCGCACGTACGACCGTGCGTTCCACCTCGAGGTCAGAGACGACTACAGCGGCGTAGCCGGAGAAGCCGACCGAGTGCGCCGGTTCCTCGCCGGGGAAGAGCAAGACCCAGCGGCGAGCGCGCGGTGGCACGAACTGATGCGAGAGGTCACCGGCGCGGGCTGCGCAGTGCAACGGGTCCGGGTGACCTCCGAGCCGCATGGGGATTACACGCGGTTCTCCGTGGGGACCACCGCTGCCAACATCGACGTTGGCGAGGACATCCGGTGGCTGCCGAGGTCCAGCGCGCCCGTCGACCTTCCCGACGATGACTGGTGGCTGTTCGGCGACGAGGTGGCCGCGTTCACCGTGTTCGCCGACGACGGCTCCGCGCTGCCCGGCTGGGCTGCCACCACCGATCCGGTGATCACCGGTTACTACGCGCGGCGGCGCGACGACCTTTGGGCGAAAGCCGTTCCGCACGCTGACTACCGGACGTGA
- a CDS encoding AAA family ATPase — MSEQPTDTETAAVSVLPHSTAEQEAEKAELETLYRVERSKARVTELAKLDGRELAHGDYAAASRARARSGTASGLPATGGGLPVEFVNGADFILRAPSIPPAWWGDGAVVLAARGEATMLCGTSGLGKTTLEGQLVHASLGLAGAVLGQPVVECRRVLVLAMDRPQQIARAFGRIFTAADESVLSERLVLRPGPPAVDIAKNPDELLAICEAAGLQAGDRLFVDSLKDAAVGLSEDVVGSGYNRARQMVLNAGIDVFELHHMVKRAGDGSGPPKTLADVYGSTWLTSGAGSVFVLTGDAGDTFVTMTHLKTPMEPFGPLTIVHDHRTGVTSADPKTDVLELVAAAGSDGITAKACAAAMFGKTEPDRNEIDRARRKLAGLTKKGLTVEHKGSPGGGSARTETVWTAAVLALPTAV, encoded by the coding sequence GTGAGCGAGCAGCCGACCGACACCGAGACGGCCGCTGTCTCGGTATTGCCACATTCGACAGCGGAGCAGGAGGCGGAGAAGGCCGAGCTGGAGACGCTTTACAGGGTGGAGCGGAGCAAGGCGCGCGTCACGGAGTTGGCGAAGCTGGACGGCCGAGAGCTGGCCCACGGCGACTATGCCGCCGCCAGCCGTGCGAGGGCGCGAAGCGGTACGGCTTCCGGTCTTCCCGCGACCGGTGGGGGACTGCCTGTCGAGTTCGTGAATGGTGCCGACTTCATCCTCCGCGCGCCGAGCATCCCCCCGGCGTGGTGGGGTGATGGCGCGGTAGTGCTCGCTGCGCGGGGAGAAGCCACGATGCTCTGCGGCACTTCAGGTCTCGGCAAAACAACTCTGGAAGGCCAGTTGGTGCACGCGTCGCTCGGGCTGGCCGGGGCAGTGCTGGGTCAACCGGTGGTCGAGTGCCGCCGGGTGCTCGTTCTAGCGATGGACCGGCCCCAGCAGATCGCCCGCGCCTTCGGGCGGATCTTCACGGCGGCGGATGAGTCGGTGTTGAGTGAACGCCTCGTGCTGCGCCCCGGCCCGCCCGCCGTGGATATTGCGAAGAACCCGGACGAACTGCTCGCGATCTGCGAGGCAGCGGGGTTGCAGGCGGGCGACCGGTTGTTCGTGGACTCCCTCAAGGACGCGGCGGTCGGCCTCTCGGAGGATGTTGTTGGGTCGGGCTACAACCGTGCTCGGCAGATGGTGCTGAACGCTGGGATCGACGTGTTCGAGCTGCACCACATGGTCAAACGCGCAGGTGACGGGTCCGGTCCACCGAAGACGCTCGCCGATGTGTATGGCTCCACCTGGTTGACGAGCGGGGCCGGTTCGGTGTTCGTGCTGACTGGAGATGCGGGGGACACCTTCGTCACCATGACGCACTTGAAGACGCCGATGGAACCGTTCGGGCCGCTGACGATCGTCCACGACCACAGGACCGGCGTCACCTCGGCGGACCCCAAGACCGATGTGTTGGAGTTGGTCGCGGCGGCTGGCAGCGACGGGATCACCGCAAAGGCGTGCGCTGCCGCGATGTTCGGCAAGACGGAGCCCGACAGGAATGAGATCGACCGAGCGCGCCGCAAGCTTGCCGGACTGACGAAGAAGGGACTGACTGTCGAGCACAAGGGCAGTCCCGGAGGCGGCTCGGCGCGCACCGAGACGGTGTGGACGGCGGCGGTGCTGGCGTTGCCGACGGCGGTGTGA
- a CDS encoding HNH endonuclease: MGLSFRCYFDFVATWPEADRLALSAALAARSVPSTRPNALVGTPCFEWTGSRDDSGYGVILVRGERFRAHRMALVVAGVRDNPELVTHHHCRNRACVRQDHLELVTNRLNVLLGTGPSAVNADKLECNRGHLFGGTNLYRHPAGFRRCRACHRFHARRYRALAAAGAA, translated from the coding sequence ATGGGGCTTTCTTTTCGCTGCTACTTCGATTTCGTCGCCACCTGGCCGGAGGCCGACCGGCTGGCACTCTCGGCCGCGCTGGCAGCGCGCTCGGTGCCCAGCACCAGGCCGAATGCACTCGTGGGAACGCCGTGCTTCGAGTGGACCGGTAGCCGCGATGACAGCGGATACGGAGTGATCCTTGTGCGGGGCGAGCGTTTCCGCGCGCACCGGATGGCGCTCGTTGTTGCCGGAGTGCGAGACAATCCGGAACTGGTGACGCACCACCACTGCCGAAACCGGGCATGTGTCCGACAGGATCACCTCGAGCTGGTCACGAACCGTTTGAACGTGCTGCTCGGAACGGGGCCGTCGGCGGTGAACGCCGACAAACTCGAGTGCAATCGCGGCCATCTCTTCGGTGGCACGAATCTGTACCGGCACCCGGCCGGATTCCGTCGATGCCGTGCCTGCCACCGATTCCATGCGCGCCGGTACCGCGCGCTCGCTGCCGCTGGCGCGGCGTAA
- a CDS encoding ATP-binding protein, producing MSSDFAVVLPWIVTVVLVTVTTIYAVQVVRRKQSRIDALIAEQRLHDEALERLAATTLPAVAASVRRHEPAPIPEVAPGTENSRFAQGLRWTAERYADELRMLQSEVRDQTIRDAEEKSRVAVQSAEEAVRERLSSSARDATSGAVRSFGTSVVSLGADVSQVVSAALREHRDDEVYATLTRIDHSVQQMIRQAQSYVIVCGGLPGRRWPSQSLTDVVGGATGRVRDYLRVRSNQLDRMVISRAVEPLVHTLATLLDNALRYSPPTSYVDVGFQEGHHGVTVIVDDAGVRMNSEQMEEARQVLAGERSVDIHQLGPSPKVGFPGVAALARRYGFTVYIDGPNAYGGMRAMVYIPETLLITPPPAAPAPEPIEIPAAPIARSTADRFGAQQQNGTPQPVASVRAEPVVAAVPSPEPASDPEPEASVREIAGGGLPRRRRRATVAAMVKTSGPRTDPGLARPDIAAAWQSGSKSGRAAASEQTEGTTS from the coding sequence ATGAGTTCAGATTTTGCCGTGGTGCTTCCCTGGATCGTGACCGTCGTGCTGGTCACGGTCACCACGATCTACGCGGTGCAGGTAGTGCGCCGCAAGCAGTCCCGTATCGATGCGCTGATCGCCGAGCAGCGCCTGCACGACGAGGCGCTGGAGCGGCTCGCCGCTACCACCCTGCCCGCGGTCGCCGCCTCGGTGCGCAGGCACGAGCCCGCGCCTATCCCCGAAGTCGCGCCGGGCACCGAGAATTCACGGTTCGCCCAAGGTTTGCGGTGGACCGCCGAGCGCTATGCCGACGAGCTCAGGATGCTGCAGTCGGAGGTGCGCGACCAGACCATCCGGGACGCCGAAGAGAAGTCGCGGGTCGCGGTGCAGTCTGCCGAGGAGGCGGTGCGGGAGCGGTTGTCGAGTTCGGCGCGGGATGCCACGAGTGGTGCGGTGCGGTCGTTCGGTACGTCGGTGGTGAGTTTGGGTGCCGATGTGAGTCAGGTCGTGTCGGCGGCGTTGCGTGAGCATCGTGATGACGAGGTGTATGCGACGTTGACGCGGATCGATCATTCGGTGCAGCAGATGATCAGGCAGGCGCAGTCGTATGTGATCGTGTGTGGTGGTTTGCCTGGTCGTCGGTGGCCGTCGCAGTCGTTGACCGATGTGGTGGGTGGTGCGACGGGGCGGGTGCGGGATTATCTGCGGGTTCGGTCGAATCAGTTGGATCGGATGGTGATCTCGCGGGCGGTGGAGCCGTTGGTGCATACGCTGGCGACGTTGCTGGATAACGCGTTGCGGTATTCGCCGCCGACGTCGTATGTGGATGTCGGGTTTCAGGAGGGGCATCACGGGGTGACCGTGATTGTCGATGATGCGGGTGTTCGGATGAATTCCGAGCAGATGGAGGAGGCGCGTCAGGTTCTGGCGGGGGAGCGGTCGGTGGATATCCATCAGCTGGGTCCGTCGCCGAAGGTGGGTTTTCCGGGTGTGGCGGCGCTTGCTCGGCGGTATGGGTTCACGGTGTATATCGATGGGCCGAATGCGTATGGCGGTATGCGGGCGATGGTCTACATCCCCGAGACCCTGCTGATCACCCCGCCTCCCGCAGCGCCCGCCCCCGAGCCCATCGAGATCCCCGCGGCGCCGATCGCCCGCAGCACCGCCGACCGCTTCGGCGCGCAGCAGCAGAACGGCACCCCGCAGCCCGTCGCATCGGTGCGCGCCGAGCCGGTGGTCGCCGCGGTGCCGAGCCCCGAACCGGCATCGGATCCCGAGCCGGAGGCGTCGGTGCGGGAGATCGCGGGCGGTGGTCTGCCGCGGCGCAGGCGCCGGGCGACCGTCGCCGCGATGGTGAAGACGAGCGGTCCGCGGACCGATCCCGGGTTGGCGCGGCCGGATATCGCGGCGGCGTGGCAGTCCGGTTCCAAGAGCGGCCGTGCCGCCGCATCCGAACAGACGGAAGGGACGACATCCTGA
- a CDS encoding helix-turn-helix domain-containing protein encodes MTNVGEARRDLGARLRGLRVSARLRGYQLAGHAGWHPAKVSRIENGAQAVSEDDVDAWCRITGAEDELPDLLATVRNISAAWTEWRRIVGHGYASHQRRIGTMEDHVELLRGFDPQVFHGLLQTPDYARALLVAGMEFLGTERDLDAAVAARVERQRVLREGRHRFCLLIGEPALGTTVGGDEVMAEQLRHVLTLMELPRLVFGIVPGRALYFRRLTDFVLYGPRKVLVETITAESAITQPREIALYEKVFARLADQAVYGDDARTLIRAELEARQGGAS; translated from the coding sequence GTGACGAACGTCGGTGAGGCCCGTCGAGACCTGGGGGCGCGGTTGCGTGGCCTCCGGGTCTCGGCGCGGCTCCGTGGATATCAGCTCGCTGGACATGCCGGATGGCATCCCGCGAAGGTCTCTCGGATCGAGAACGGCGCGCAGGCGGTATCCGAGGACGACGTGGACGCGTGGTGTCGGATCACCGGTGCCGAGGACGAGCTGCCTGACCTGCTTGCCACCGTCCGCAACATCTCCGCCGCCTGGACGGAATGGCGGCGCATCGTCGGCCACGGCTATGCATCTCACCAGCGCCGCATCGGGACGATGGAAGACCACGTCGAACTGCTGCGCGGATTCGACCCGCAGGTCTTCCACGGCCTGTTGCAGACCCCCGACTACGCCCGCGCGCTGCTCGTGGCGGGCATGGAATTTCTCGGTACCGAACGCGACCTGGACGCGGCAGTGGCGGCGCGAGTGGAGCGGCAACGGGTGCTCCGAGAAGGTCGGCACCGGTTCTGTCTGCTGATCGGCGAGCCAGCACTCGGGACCACCGTCGGCGGGGATGAGGTGATGGCCGAGCAGCTACGACACGTCCTGACCCTCATGGAGCTTCCCCGCCTGGTCTTCGGCATCGTGCCGGGGCGCGCCCTGTACTTCCGCCGTCTCACCGACTTCGTTCTCTACGGTCCCCGCAAGGTGCTGGTCGAGACCATCACCGCCGAGTCCGCGATCACGCAGCCGCGAGAGATCGCGCTCTACGAGAAGGTGTTCGCCCGGCTCGCCGATCAAGCTGTTTACGGCGACGATGCCCGCACGCTGATCAGGGCGGAGCTGGAAGCGCGGCAGGGTGGTGCAAGCTGA
- a CDS encoding MarR family winged helix-turn-helix transcriptional regulator, which yields MNETDRRALEIVLLENEKDTTPGLLAERLGLTAAGVTIMLNRLEKQGYIARTLHPTDRRRVIVLATDLAAHRVQELVVPMIVESYKMLLDSYDPAELDTIADFLTRAGELQKIHRQRLRDVDPYARP from the coding sequence GTGAACGAGACCGACCGGCGGGCCCTGGAGATCGTCCTGCTGGAGAACGAGAAGGATACGACACCGGGGCTGCTGGCCGAACGCCTCGGCCTCACCGCCGCCGGCGTGACCATCATGCTGAACCGACTGGAGAAGCAGGGCTACATCGCCCGCACCCTGCACCCGACCGACCGCCGCCGCGTGATCGTGCTGGCGACCGACCTCGCGGCGCATCGCGTTCAGGAACTCGTCGTTCCGATGATCGTCGAGAGTTACAAGATGCTGCTCGACTCGTACGACCCCGCGGAACTCGACACCATCGCCGATTTCCTCACCCGCGCGGGCGAGCTGCAGAAAATTCACCGGCAACGGTTGCGAGACGTGGACCCCTACGCGAGGCCCTGA